A region of the Dysidea avara chromosome 9, odDysAvar1.4, whole genome shotgun sequence genome:
TGAAGTAGCCATGTATGTAAATAGCTAGCTGACCTCATAAACAAGAAGTTCCTAAAGAATTATAAGGTGTATTATGGTCTTGTAAAATTGAGACCATACTGCTGGTCGGTACttccagtgccataatttgtatatggcactgtTGCAGACCACAGCAAGTGTATTGTCACTTATAACGTACTGGTTGCAGCTTTtcagaccacaacgagtgcataagttataatgcacctaccacagtgcaatatacagatattgcactggctgcagtttGCACAAGTGCTGGCAGCTGAGACCACCACGAcactagagctgagcgatagttgcGATCTATCGATTATCGTGATAGTGAGTAACAATCGTGATAATGATAGTATGCAATCATACTATCGCGATATACCAAAACATCTCTCAATAACAGCAGCAAACATGATAGTGTTGAAGTTGAGGAAACTGTGAAAGTCCAGTTGAGCATGcacaacaaagattacaacTGTAATACATAACAATTTACCAATATAGCATTAGAAAACCAGATACTTAGTGTGTAATTGGATTATTTGTGTGTCATTTATGTGAAGTTGAGTGTCTTAGATAACTAGTAGTACTATCGTGATACTATCGTGATACTATCGTTATTGTGATATAAATGTTACTATCAAATcgtgatagtgatagttgtactatcgctcagctctacacgacacctcacagatcacttgaattcttttatagcctgacatgtaaaagtCGATTGTGGACCATAACGTCActaatacgtataatgtttaccaatCAGCCAATATAGTGATCAAAAAAGCCAATGTGGTGgacacaactctagtctacatatatattaaCATACTAATACACAGTGCCATCTGAGCCCacattaaactgtagtccattTCAACAATGACTCACTAAAACTATTacattctaaataatgctcacCATAGCATTCAACTGTGGcaaccagtttttgtcatgccactAGATTCAAGTTTAGCCAATGTGGATAGTAAGAAATTAGACTAGTATATTGTTAGTAGTTACGTACAATGGAACAGTTAGTAGTCTCGCCACCTAGGGTGGGTGGGAAAGCAATTAAACGAAAAGTTGCTTCGACGAGGCGGGACTCAGACAGCATccacacactgcacacatatATAGCCATTAAAATACATAACCTACCTTTCTAGCTCGCCTCCTGGAGGCTGAGAAGCCGCGGCAGAGCCATTGCTGACCAAATAACCACGTAAGCTGAGTTCTCTCTCTAGAGCTTCTGTTAATTGTTCTTGTAGATGCCTCCTTGCCATATCATGACACCTCCCATTCAACCAATCATCAATGAAACGCGTGTGACGGAAACAGCCAAGTGTATCCTAGTTCGCAAAATACTAAATCCGTTAAAATATGAACTATACTCTCATAACTATCGATATCAAATCTTAGATGTGATATTTCATTGGATAGAGTGTGTTACAttgatgtttagtaaatgtcgtcgatgtttagcaaatgtcgtcgatgtttagtaaatgtcgtcgatgtttagcaaatgtcgtcgatgtttagtaaatgtcgtcgatgtttagcaaatgtcgtcgatgtttagtaaatgtcgtcgatgtttagctaaatgtcgtcgatgtttagctaaatgtcgtcgatgtttagtaaatatcgacgatatttagTTAGATCGcaatttttggggttttgagacaaatggcaccccataaaGGACAACTATgacttaccactgtaccaagtttcgTTTGCAAACAATCATCCAAACACTTGCTATGGATGATTTTGTAAGAACCAGTCTTATTGAAGCTGCATATATATTTGCGCAAATACACCTAGATTTGATATACCCATAACTCGGCAACGAAAGATACTATGACTCTCAAAATCGAGTATGAGGTGGGCAATAGATGCAAGTTTAACGTGGTGGTGTTTAAAATTCGAAGTCAACCTCGGAAGTGCTGTATCAGGCGTGATAaaaagtgtccggagttaggagcaTGCGCAAAATTTACACAGTTGTATTTtggggtggggtctattctatggCAACTTGATATCGTTACTAAATAGACCATTATGGTATATGGTCACATTACGCTATTTTGACCAATACGGTCTATGTTACTCACATGGTAGGTTACGAGGTTTTACTAGACCAGGCGAGTCTAGGTTTCTTCCTCTCGGGTTTAGTCGAGGCATGCGAGGTGAGCTTTGAGGGCACTCGGGGGACGTTACGGACGTTACTCTCTCTACTTTGAAGCAGAGCGTATTTCTATGGCCATGGTGTGGGTTGAAATTGCACAGAGGTTAGTTGTAGGGCTGATTATCACGTGTGGCCTTCATCCATAGATATACAGGTTACTCTTTTTAATATTGTGGGGCTACCTCTGCTTTCAGACGTTTGTTCCCATGGGTCTATGTCAAGGGCTGCTTTCCTGGTCATCAGACAGTTGATTGGAAGTAAGTTATTTCGTGTGTCAGTGCACACACCATGGTTGTATTCTGGGTTCAAATATAGTAGTAGCCTGGGCATCTGCAACCTGAAGTGTTGTCCATTTTGTGTACGTACTGATGTCTGTAGTGTACATCCATCCATTTAGCAAGTGTATTGCAGGTCTTAAGTGGTAATGCGTGAGAGTCAGGTGGGACTTTGAATGCCAACATCTTCACCTCTGAGATAAGCAGTGCTGGTACCACCACAGGAAGATTGCCTACAGTGACTCATTGAGTATACACATGGATAGTGCATGTCCCTGTAACTACGTAATTAATACAGCTTGTACATGCCAAAAGCACCAGCCTGGTAATAGCGAGGCAATGTTTCTCCAGTATTAATACCCAGTTGTTGTTGTGCAAGAAACTGTTCTCACATTGTCACCTTTAAGTGGGGGGCTGCATAGTGTCAACTGAGGAAGCATCCAGAAGAGGTTGGTCACCATGGCATTCCATTACATAACCAAACGTTTTTCCATGTGTTAAACCTTGTGTAACAGATAGGAAAGCAATGTGAGAAAACCCGTAAGATCCCTGGGACACACTAGTATGGATGTACGATAGAGGAGGTGTCAATGTTCAATTAGTTCAACATGTGGTTCAACATTTGTTTGAGGTCATTAGATGAATCAAAATTTCTAGGTATTTTGAATTCTGAGTCCTGTAGACATATTGACTAGATTGAAGTTTATGTATGTAGGTTGGTCTGACTgtaatactttttttataagTGTTATTTGTTTTTATGATACCTAACAGAGTCTGTGTCATGTGGTGTAATTGGGAGTTTGCCATAATCTTTCTCtaattgtatatatacattgtacatgtacgAATGTAGTTGTagtaatatgtgtgtgtgtgtgtgtgtgtgtgtgtgtgtgtgtgtgtgtgtgtgtgtgtgtgtgtgtgtgtgtgtgtgtgtgtgtgtgtacatgcgtgtgtgATATAAAAACCAGACGACACTACGGTGTACTTACTGTGACAATGCAAGGAGTACTGGTTATGATTGTGGCTTTAGtgtgtgtttggataattgtaTGGGTGTGTACTATCTTAAATATGTAATAACAGATGCAGCTTTGCGACGGTACTTAGCAAGTACCAGAAGCCCATAAGCACCCCAAGGAGCAAAGCAGTGTTTCAAGTGAATCGGTGTGCACATATCAATGTTTTTGCCTTGCGGCCCCTGTAAGTATGACTGTGCAAATCAGTGTTTCTGTTATTAGATATAGCTATTTAATGTATGTCAGTGTTTATAACTGTTGGCCAATTGTATAATTCTTACTGTGTATGTTTCAATATTAAAAAGCTATTTTCCTAACATAGCCACCCAGTTAATAAAAAATCAGGAGTTTTGTCCCTATTTTGAGTAGGCGTGTCAGAGGTGCTAGCTATGTAAGTTTGAACTCCGTCTAATTTAGCTTTATCCTTTTTGTATTATGCAATTTAGTTTTTTTTATCCATTTTGTATTATGCAATGATTTGACATACAGAAACAACTGCTACCATGCGTTGGACATGATGGATCTATGATTGCATCAAGCACCAAAATTCTTAAGTGAGTTATGtcaatagttgcatgcatgtgATGTGTTATATACCTTGATGAGTCATACTGtatagaggaaaactttggcaggggTAAACTCAggcaaatagcaagctaaattacaTTTAGCGaaataaagtttggcaaatttaagCTCAatatgtttagctataaagatgctaatctgaggTGCTGCGAGTAATTTGCAGGTTAAACGCTGTAGC
Encoded here:
- the LOC136266436 gene encoding uncharacterized protein, which codes for MVTLRYFDQYGLCYSHGRLRGFTRPGESRFLPLGFSRGMRERISMAMVWVEIAQRRLFPWVYVKGCFPGHQTVDWKCSFATVLSKYQKPISTPRSKAVFQVNRCAHINVFALRPLNNCYHALDMMDL